From Salvia splendens isolate huo1 chromosome 16, SspV2, whole genome shotgun sequence, a single genomic window includes:
- the LOC121770906 gene encoding E3 ubiquitin-protein ligase RNF170-like yields MNLPRLQTAAQNLEMENQAGAPAVAEYHDAYDDFRDKYNDNAIIAKDDDFGEGDDVCPICLDTFTIPCKSNCGHLFCGGCVLQLWMYRYSIQPCKCPLCCCRIVNLEVQASEEADNGGRVRKEVQHYNGLYIPGLFGSLHTLPLLMGRIFRVLVDLDYLRAIYYVLRIIGLFLGFIYELLEFEFLPTGGLGIHRMFDLIASLLVAALFVVGVVYKWTLKRRARLLVVVDTSLRNVT; encoded by the exons ATGAATCTCCCCCGCCTACAAACAGCAGCTCAAAATCTCGAAATGGAAAACCAAGCAGGAGCTCCGGCAGTAGCAGAGTATCACGACGCTTACGACGATTTCAGAGATAAATACAACGACAACGCAATCATCGCTAAAGATGACGATTTTGGCGAGGGTGATGACGTGTGCCCCATCTGTTTAGACACCTTCACCATCCCATGCAAATCCAATTGTGGTCACTTGTTTTGTG GGGGTTGCGTTCTGCAATTGTGGATGTATCGATACTCAATTCAGCCCTGCAAATGCCCCTTGTGCTGCTGCAGAATCGTCAATTTGGAGGTGCAAGCATCTGAAGAAGCTGATAATGGCGGTCGGGTGAGAAAGGAAGTGCAGCACTACAATGGCCTTTACATCCCTGGCCTCTTTGGCTCGCTCCAt ACATTACCATTACTAATGGGGAGGATATTCAGAGTTCTAGTGGATCTTGATTATTTGAGAGCCATCTACTACGTACTGCGCATCATCGGG TTATTTCTGGGATTCATCTATGAACTGCTCGAGTTTGAGTTTTTACCAACTG GAGGGTTGGGAATCCATAGAATGTTCGACCTCATCGCTAGCTTGCTCGTTGCTGCTCTTTTTGTGGTAGGTGTGGTGTATAAATGGACGCTTAAACGTCGTGCCAGGCTCCTGGTAGTCGTAGATACTTCGCTCAGGAATGTCACTTGA
- the LOC121771938 gene encoding uncharacterized protein LOC121771938 isoform X2, with protein sequence MQVFVSLYWGGRIYQLPHVGICYDPPRARASIVLDSCVSLSELVGMICAKIRIDSNQHFIEISWRHCFLGTGTSYVCTAVDSDQSVFYMFNAALNSTRHIELFVEYSYVGNALIPPIVDHGVGSSTRFEPMSIDCGMNEQTDVADVGLNTQENVQEHADVDVVRGDLADPELSSSSSDDILSDDSGADSSDEDVVYKPVVKGEQPLPEYVHTGLKYFRKLPSGRTEVPEVGNERSTMYWDEEHPYRINGGTKFDSKLHVKTAITMWSLRQHRQFRVVESKLRRWHAVCKYPNGRTEDGTAIISETDADKANECRWEVSVTHMAHDEMWEIRKWRGRHSCEGHRNDRGHANFSSPMIALCIRHQLLKNAEFSAAAVRNFVHDKFHVVVSYKKAWYARRRALEIVFGGWEESFRDLPSYMLELQYRNPGTIVEWRHNELLSQGRTKVFYYVFWALGPAIHAFQECQPVLTIDGTHLRGRFKGSCILQYWNFSAALQPCKCPMCSQRITKLIPEASLYQRRQSEISKVIRSVGEYNRLFMGGISGFVLKFLAFPLYIKRTFRDMLNPDRPGVYLHEMRIVAVVGT encoded by the exons atgcaagtattcgtgagtttatattggggtggtagaatatATCAACTTCCTCATGTGGGCATTTGTTATGATCCTCCTCGTGCGAGAGCTTCCATCGTATTGGATTCATGTGTTTCATTATCTGAATTAGTAGGAATGATATGTGCtaagataagaatagattcCAACCAACACTTCATCGAAATATCTTGGAGGCATTGTTTCTTGGGTACCGGTACGAGTTATGTATGTACTGCGGTTGACAGTGATCAAAGTGTGTTTTATATGTTCAATGCggctctaaattctactcggcatattgaattatttgttgagtattcgtaTGTTGGAAATGCCTTAATCCCACCAATTGTTGATCATGGTGTTGGTTCATCTACGAGGTTTGAACCTATGAGCATCGACTGCGGTATGAATGAGCAAACAGACGTTGCAGATGTTGGATTGAATACTCAAGAGAATGTACAAGAACATGCTGATGTTGATGTTGTACGAGGAGACCTTGCAGATCCAGAATTGTCGTCATCATCGTCTGATGatattttaagtgatgattccggtgctgactctagtgatgaggatgtagtgtataaacccgtcgtaaaaggtgaacaaccacttccagaaTATGTTCACACTGGGTTGAAATATTTTCGCAAACTGCCAAGTGGTCGTACTGAGGTACCTGAAGTTGGTAATGAACGCAGTACCATGTACTGGGATGAAGAACACCCATATCGGATTAATGgtggaacaaaatttgatagcaagctgcatgtgaagactgctattactatgtggagtctgaggcaacaccggcaatttagggtggttgagagtaaattaagaaggtggcatgccgtGTGCAAATATCCAAATGGGAGGACAGAAGATGGGACAGCTATTATCAGCGAGACCGACGCTGACAAAGCGAATGAATGTCGGTGGGAAGTGTCTGTTACACACATGGCCCATGATGAAATGTGGGAGATTAGGAAGTGGCGGGGACGCCATAGTTGTGAAGGTCATCGTAATGATAGAggacatgctaacttttcatcaccAATGATTGCTTTGTGTATTCGCCATCAGTTGCTAAAAAATGCCGAGTTTAGTGCCGCCGCCGTAAGAAATTTTGTTCATGACAAATTTCATGTGGTAgtcagttataagaaggcatggtatgcacggagaaGGGCTTTAGAGATTGTATTTGGTGGATGGGAGGAGTCATTTAGGGATTTGCCAAGCTACATGCTTGAACTGCAGTATAGGAATCCAGGCACCATTGTTGAGTGGAGGCATAACGAGTTGTTGAGCCAGGGCCGTACTAAAGTCTTCTATTACGTGTTCTGGGCACTTGGGCCTGCTATACATGCTTTCCAGGAGTGCCAACCAGTTTTGACAATAGACGGaactcacctccgaggaagatttaaag GAAGTTGTATTCTGCAATACTGGAACTTTAGTGCTGCATTGCAGCCATGTAAGTGTCCTATGTGCTCACAGCGCATAACTAAGTTGATACCTGAAGCATCATTGTATCAAAGACGTCAATCAGAAATAAGTAAAGTCATACGGAGTGTTGGCGAATATAACCGCTTGTTTATGGGAGGAATTTCTGGATTCGTACTG AAATTTCTTGCTTTTCCATTGTATATAAAGAGAACGTTTCGAGATATGCTGAATCCTGACAGACCTGGTGTTTATCTCCATGAAATGCGGATTGTTGCT GTCGTGGGAACATAA
- the LOC121771938 gene encoding uncharacterized protein LOC121771938 isoform X1, with amino-acid sequence MQVFVSLYWGGRIYQLPHVGICYDPPRARASIVLDSCVSLSELVGMICAKIRIDSNQHFIEISWRHCFLGTGTSYVCTAVDSDQSVFYMFNAALNSTRHIELFVEYSYVGNALIPPIVDHGVGSSTRFEPMSIDCGMNEQTDVADVGLNTQENVQEHADVDVVRGDLADPELSSSSSDDILSDDSGADSSDEDVVYKPVVKGEQPLPEYVHTGLKYFRKLPSGRTEVPEVGNERSTMYWDEEHPYRINGGTKFDSKLHVKTAITMWSLRQHRQFRVVESKLRRWHAVCKYPNGRTEDGTAIISETDADKANECRWEVSVTHMAHDEMWEIRKWRGRHSCEGHRNDRGHANFSSPMIALCIRHQLLKNAEFSAAAVRNFVHDKFHVVVSYKKAWYARRRALEIVFGGWEESFRDLPSYMLELQYRNPGTIVEWRHNELLSQGRTKVFYYVFWALGPAIHAFQECQPVLTIDGTHLRGRFKGSCILQYWNFSAALQPCKCPMCSQRITKLIPEASLYQRRQSEISKVIRSVGEYNRLFMGGISGFVLKFLAFPLYIKRTFRDMLNPDRPGVYLHEMRIVAMFLGLIYSFSPFDFLRIGRGNIIDLFDYSAFALSFILYLVGLYLRWKRERNIRGLVDMPEGHD; translated from the exons atgcaagtattcgtgagtttatattggggtggtagaatatATCAACTTCCTCATGTGGGCATTTGTTATGATCCTCCTCGTGCGAGAGCTTCCATCGTATTGGATTCATGTGTTTCATTATCTGAATTAGTAGGAATGATATGTGCtaagataagaatagattcCAACCAACACTTCATCGAAATATCTTGGAGGCATTGTTTCTTGGGTACCGGTACGAGTTATGTATGTACTGCGGTTGACAGTGATCAAAGTGTGTTTTATATGTTCAATGCggctctaaattctactcggcatattgaattatttgttgagtattcgtaTGTTGGAAATGCCTTAATCCCACCAATTGTTGATCATGGTGTTGGTTCATCTACGAGGTTTGAACCTATGAGCATCGACTGCGGTATGAATGAGCAAACAGACGTTGCAGATGTTGGATTGAATACTCAAGAGAATGTACAAGAACATGCTGATGTTGATGTTGTACGAGGAGACCTTGCAGATCCAGAATTGTCGTCATCATCGTCTGATGatattttaagtgatgattccggtgctgactctagtgatgaggatgtagtgtataaacccgtcgtaaaaggtgaacaaccacttccagaaTATGTTCACACTGGGTTGAAATATTTTCGCAAACTGCCAAGTGGTCGTACTGAGGTACCTGAAGTTGGTAATGAACGCAGTACCATGTACTGGGATGAAGAACACCCATATCGGATTAATGgtggaacaaaatttgatagcaagctgcatgtgaagactgctattactatgtggagtctgaggcaacaccggcaatttagggtggttgagagtaaattaagaaggtggcatgccgtGTGCAAATATCCAAATGGGAGGACAGAAGATGGGACAGCTATTATCAGCGAGACCGACGCTGACAAAGCGAATGAATGTCGGTGGGAAGTGTCTGTTACACACATGGCCCATGATGAAATGTGGGAGATTAGGAAGTGGCGGGGACGCCATAGTTGTGAAGGTCATCGTAATGATAGAggacatgctaacttttcatcaccAATGATTGCTTTGTGTATTCGCCATCAGTTGCTAAAAAATGCCGAGTTTAGTGCCGCCGCCGTAAGAAATTTTGTTCATGACAAATTTCATGTGGTAgtcagttataagaaggcatggtatgcacggagaaGGGCTTTAGAGATTGTATTTGGTGGATGGGAGGAGTCATTTAGGGATTTGCCAAGCTACATGCTTGAACTGCAGTATAGGAATCCAGGCACCATTGTTGAGTGGAGGCATAACGAGTTGTTGAGCCAGGGCCGTACTAAAGTCTTCTATTACGTGTTCTGGGCACTTGGGCCTGCTATACATGCTTTCCAGGAGTGCCAACCAGTTTTGACAATAGACGGaactcacctccgaggaagatttaaag GAAGTTGTATTCTGCAATACTGGAACTTTAGTGCTGCATTGCAGCCATGTAAGTGTCCTATGTGCTCACAGCGCATAACTAAGTTGATACCTGAAGCATCATTGTATCAAAGACGTCAATCAGAAATAAGTAAAGTCATACGGAGTGTTGGCGAATATAACCGCTTGTTTATGGGAGGAATTTCTGGATTCGTACTG AAATTTCTTGCTTTTCCATTGTATATAAAGAGAACGTTTCGAGATATGCTGAATCCTGACAGACCTGGTGTTTATCTCCATGAAATGCGGATTGTTGCT ATGTTCCTTGGACTTATCTACTCATTCTCTCCCTTTGACTTTCTGCGTATAG GTCGTGGGAACATAATAGATTTGTTTGACTACTCTGCTTTTGCTCTCTCATTCATCTTGTATCTGGTTGGACTGTACCTCCGTTGGAAGCGCGAAAGGAACATTAGAGGGTTGGTTGACATGCCGGAAGGGCATGATTGA
- the LOC121771939 gene encoding serine/threonine-protein phosphatase 7 long form homolog, with the protein MATSSSTGHLLYGPEDPSVLNMQKNHISNKLMKGGTTQVFKVRRTESKTWDAVIHENVRYWLDVFGFKGVIDCGKPMKVDNELITALIERWRPETHTFHLPIGERTITLEDVQAIWGLRADGVVFTGRDYHDNFPDWTSKCRDLLGWIPDSSTETKQGGLLMTALINQTRMPLGDDLPTYVYIQRARIHALILLGGLILPDTTGCKVPFMWLNGLGDPEEVKNISWGSAALAYLYHYLCEASMDKRKELGGPMILLQLWAWERMPTLRPAFIGPKVHEPYTPCGARWRGTTQIGNAPRHSFIWTPYAPFTLPDYCNDVNGCSLCETYLVCWAYVEAHEPGRVRRQFNRYQDIPQSVDRMLRNADHLGKTDRRGKKGNNWANTHQFYIGEWDMRFERFQAAQYAASMSMDIPMNPGYLALLSSCIAIRLSSRSARRLLTYLRT; encoded by the exons ATGGCGACTTCAAGTTCTACTGGACATTTATTGTATGGACCCGAAGACCCGTCCGTGttaaatatgcaaaaaaatcacatttcaaataaactgaTGAAAGGGGGAACAACCCAAGTATTTAAAGTCCGAAGGACTGAAAGTAAGACTTGGGACGCCGTGATTCACGAGAATGTAAGATATTGGCTTGACGtctttggtttcaaaggcgtgatCGATTGTGGGAAGCCAATGAAGGTCGACAATGAGCTGATCACGGCGttgattgagcgttggaggccggAGACACACACATTCCATCTACCGATCGGTGAGAGGACGATcaccttggaagatgtgcaagccaTCTGGGGCTTGAGGGCGGATGGCGTCGTTTTCACGGGTCGTGACTATCATGACAACTTTCCAGATTGGACCAGCAAGTGCCGCGatctgttgggatggataccagaTTCTTCCACAGAGACAAAGCAAGGCGGTTTGCTGATGACCGCGCTGATCAACCAGACAAGGATGCCTCTGGGTGATGACCTGCCTACTTACGTATACATCCAAAGAGCACGTATCCATGCCCTAATTTTATTAGGAGGTCTCATTCTACCGGATACCACGGGGTGTAAGGTGCcatttatgtggttgaatgGGCTTGGGGATCCGGAAGAGGTGAAGAATATAAGTTGGGGAAGCGCGGCATTGGCCTACCTTTATCATTATCTATGCGAGGCTTCCATGGATAAGAGAAAAGAGTTGGGCGGCCCTATGATCCTCCTGCAgctatgggcgtgggaaagaatgcccacattgaggCCTGCGTTCATAGGACCAAAGGTGCACGAGCCATATACACCATGTGGCGCCAG GTGGAGAGGAACAACGCAGATAGGAAATGCTCCAAGACACTCG TTTATCTGGACGCCGTACGCACCTTTCACACTGCCTGACTACTGCAATGATGTGAATGGATGCTCTTTGTGCGAAACCTACTTGGTATGTTGGGCCTATGTCGAGGCCCATGAGCCTGGAAGAGTACGCCGACAGTTCAATCGGTACCAGGATATACCGCAGTCCGTAGACAGGATGCTAAGGAACGCCGATCATTTGGGCAAAACTGATCGGCGTGGCAAGAAAGGCAACAACTGGGCAAACACGCATCAGTTCTACATTGGGGAGTGGGACATGAGGTTCGAAAGGTTCCAAGCTGCCCAGTATGCCGCATCGATGTCCATGGATATCCCCATGAACCCGGGGTATTTGGCTTTGTTGAGCTCGTGTATCGCAATAAGACTTTCCTCCCGTAGTGCACGTCGCCTTCTCACGTACTTGCGTACTTGA